The following are from one region of the Amycolatopsis sp. QT-25 genome:
- a CDS encoding LysR family transcriptional regulator — translation MNRWNAPTIHQLRAFLVLAEELHFGRAAARLFMSQPALSRQFNVLEQRLGIQLLDRNQRSVKLTQAGEVILPKVAAVLAATDELHRVSIEYSETVTANLIVGTVGAEAAMEHTRLVMAEVVRRYPNLHIDVRLLNATEQFRSLYTGDVDVVFCRPPVPEQIQTHHLATEPRVVCVPADDTLASRKEVSLAELDGRVMIDYPPECPRVWRDFWAVDPRPDGSPVKYGPIVRDVESLLATVAQGRAIAFQPAAAKYFFPRPGIAFLDVTGIDPCTSALAWHAESAQRPVVKAIRLAAEELFPSHS, via the coding sequence ATGAACCGTTGGAATGCGCCGACAATACATCAGTTGAGAGCTTTTCTCGTTTTGGCTGAGGAACTGCATTTCGGTCGCGCTGCTGCACGGCTCTTCATGAGCCAGCCGGCGTTGAGCCGGCAGTTCAACGTCTTGGAACAACGTCTTGGAATCCAGCTCCTTGATCGAAACCAGCGGTCCGTCAAGCTGACGCAGGCAGGTGAGGTCATCCTCCCCAAAGTGGCGGCGGTTCTCGCGGCGACGGACGAGCTCCACCGGGTTTCGATCGAATACTCCGAAACGGTGACCGCGAACTTGATCGTGGGAACGGTCGGCGCCGAGGCGGCTATGGAGCACACACGCCTGGTGATGGCCGAAGTAGTACGCCGGTATCCGAACCTGCACATCGACGTCCGGTTGCTCAACGCCACAGAACAGTTTCGCAGTCTCTACACCGGAGACGTGGACGTCGTCTTCTGTCGCCCCCCTGTTCCGGAGCAGATTCAGACCCATCATCTCGCGACCGAACCCCGGGTGGTCTGCGTGCCGGCCGACGACACGCTCGCGTCGAGAAAGGAAGTGTCCCTTGCGGAACTCGACGGGCGCGTGATGATCGATTACCCGCCCGAGTGCCCGCGGGTTTGGAGGGACTTCTGGGCGGTGGACCCACGCCCAGACGGTTCCCCGGTCAAGTACGGACCGATTGTGAGAGACGTCGAATCGCTGCTGGCCACTGTGGCGCAAGGCAGGGCAATCGCGTTCCAGCCCGCGGCGGCAAAGTACTTCTTTCCGCGTCCGGGCATCGCGTTTCTCGATGTCACCGGTATCGATCCATGCACCTCGGCGCTGGCTTGGCACGCCGAGAGCGCACAACGGCCCGTGGTCAAGGCCATCAGGCTGGCAGCCGAGGAATTGTTCCCTTCTCACAGCTGA
- a CDS encoding LysR family transcriptional regulator — protein sequence MSGFTILGLRVVRAAVRYGSFSTAAENLGYTQSAVSRQIALMEKAAGVALFDRQARGVQPTEAGRIVAQHAETVLNELNTTEQSLRELGSPSSRRLRVGAYSTAMAALVPVAIAEYATREPSTRIKLREGLSAALLASVVSGRLDMAIVTEPQREPAGIDLTPLLEDELYLAMPVNHRLAGRRSVTGEELRGERWISGAANPADGLLGIWNQSTEQLNIDFIVRDWVSKIGLVMAGLGLAVVPGLMVPSLPEGVAVAQIGETSAKRVTLAATPATAEGEERCREFLITLRESAIEVGLGAARRLRNTRYSRRM from the coding sequence ATGAGCGGCTTCACGATTTTGGGTTTACGCGTGGTCCGGGCGGCGGTACGCTATGGCTCGTTTTCCACGGCGGCGGAGAACCTGGGGTATACGCAATCCGCTGTTTCCCGGCAGATAGCCTTGATGGAGAAAGCCGCCGGCGTCGCGCTGTTCGATCGGCAGGCTCGCGGCGTTCAGCCCACGGAAGCGGGACGAATTGTCGCGCAACACGCAGAAACGGTTCTCAATGAATTGAACACGACTGAACAGTCGCTTCGTGAACTGGGCTCCCCGTCCTCTCGTCGGTTACGTGTCGGCGCCTACTCGACGGCGATGGCGGCTCTGGTGCCGGTCGCCATCGCGGAGTATGCGACCCGCGAACCGTCGACCCGCATCAAACTGCGAGAAGGGCTCTCGGCAGCGCTGTTGGCGTCAGTGGTTTCCGGACGGCTCGACATGGCGATAGTCACAGAACCCCAACGTGAACCGGCGGGAATCGACCTCACTCCTCTGCTTGAAGACGAGTTGTATCTGGCCATGCCCGTCAACCACCGGCTTGCCGGCAGGCGTAGCGTCACCGGCGAGGAGTTGCGCGGGGAACGCTGGATTTCAGGAGCCGCCAACCCGGCCGATGGGCTGCTGGGTATCTGGAATCAGTCGACCGAACAGCTCAACATAGACTTCATCGTCCGTGACTGGGTCTCGAAGATCGGCCTGGTGATGGCGGGGCTGGGGCTGGCCGTCGTTCCTGGGCTGATGGTTCCATCATTACCCGAAGGGGTAGCAGTGGCTCAGATCGGAGAAACAAGCGCGAAGCGAGTCACGCTCGCGGCCACGCCGGCAACTGCCGAAGGAGAAGAGCGTTGCCGTGAATTCCTGATCACGTTGCGCGAGTCGGCGATCGAAGTCGGACTCGGAGCGGCTCGACGACTGCGAAACACTCGTTATTCTAGGAGGATGTAG